DNA sequence from the Hippoglossus stenolepis isolate QCI-W04-F060 chromosome 17, HSTE1.2, whole genome shotgun sequence genome:
CAAGATTTCTTGACCGCTGTGTCTGTTTGAAGTGTCCAGGAGAGGTCTTCAGTGGTGGGGTTCACGctgaggaacctgaagctgctgacccTCTCAATCTCAGCATTGCTGATATGGATTGGGGGGTGTCCACCTCCCTGCTGTCTTCTGTAATCCACAATCatctcctttgttttgctgacattGAAAGAGGGGTTGTTAACTTTGAACCAGCTCGTCAGTGAtgtcacctcctctctgtaggccttctgGTCATTGTTTGTGATGAGGCCCATGATGGTCGTGTCGTCTGCAAACTTAAGCACTGATGTCAGTGCGACAGGGCGGTAGTCATTTAAGCAGGAGGCCACCAGTTTCTTGAGGACTGGAACAATGATTTATGTCTTGAAGGAGGGGGACCACGGACTGACTCAGGGAGAGGTTAAAGATATTGGACTCAGATGCCATCTGGCCCAGGGGCTTTGTGGGggtcagctgcaacatgcaacttgaCCACTagactaaattctacacactgaaccttttgaCATAGTGAACTAATATGCAACGAAAGCACTTTTGCTAACTGCAGATGCATCATCAAGGGTTTTTAAGTTGTGAAAGACcaaaccccccctcctcatAGCGGTTCAGTCCACTGCCCTTCCCCCCAACCATGGTTCTTACATGGTGAACTATTCAAACATGCAGATCCACCCCAAGTTATTGGCACGATTGGTAAACATATACAGGGGAGAATGAAGATCAGTGATATTTGCAAAAATGCCCATTTGTGGTCCCAGTCCAGCCTTGTCTGAGACAGATTAATGGGCGGTCAAGGTCACAATggcttcacaaaacaaaaaaattatagtGAACAACAAGTTAGTGATcaccaagactagaaaagcgctatataaataaagcccatttaccatttgtttaaaaaattgtCAACTCAAAGCTTTCATTTAACTTCCAAATATAAGCTGAATAACACATAAATCTGTTGTATGAATCTGGTAAACACTACCTGAAGGCTCCATGATGCTCTTCACTGAAACCAACAGTGTAATATTTTTGTTAACTCAATAttgtgaaaacaacatttaacaCTATTTTGAACTTGTGATTTCTCTCTACAAcactttcactgtttcacttcaTTATTTTTCCACGAAGTTAGTGGGTCTTGATCCTGGGGAATCACTTTCTTTTCTGTGCTGGATATGGATATGGATCTGAACCGCTCAATAAATGCATAAGCTAATTCACAAAACACTGAATGATTAAAGAAGAATATATTGCATACAACATATGGAGACAAACTTAACTTAACATCATGTTTTTGACACAGAGGACCCTTACTGGAATTTCTGACAGATTGGCCCAGAGTGGCTCCAACACCAAAGAAAAAAGGATCTGTATCCATAGATCATTGTGAAAAACGTGTTAAATTGATAACTAATGTCTCAACCAACTTTCACTTCTACATTTATccctttttatcatttttacaaTTCTGTATTCATGAAACAGATCAACATGTGATCAGAGAAGACACAAAATTTTGACCTTCTGGCTTAATACTTTGaaccaaaaaatgtaatcattattttatatcaaTCCTTGAGTTtagctgtgttttgttttattccataTATACTTTTGAAATCCCAGCACCCTAGATCACACATTTAAGTATTAAATAATCTGTTGTTGTCCTAATAGAACCAGGCAGCATTTTCGTGAAAGGAAATTGTAAGAGCTCATTTATATCTATTTTGTGCTAGGCCATAGTCATAATAATGTAAGTATATGTGTAAGGGGACTCAGAGTAGTGGTTGTAAAACGGTGGGGACAAAGCACAAAATCTTTCAAACAGGATTACAAATTAGTCTACCAATTCACACTTTGAGGGTCCACAATAATGTTGCAATTCCTTTTATTCTAGCTGTTTAAGCTGATGGAGTTAGATAGTTAATCTTGGATGATCTTGGAATCGAGTTCAATGCAGTCGGCATTGTCTGATTAGTTGACAATCTTCTATCTCTATTATCACTAACATCTGGTTTAAGCCTAGCCACATCCGCTGTTTCCATGCTTATGCCCGAAGTTATTTATCACCACCCAATCTCTAGTCAGGGAGGCTTCTGCTGACTGGTCTTGGCAATGTGTCCTTTACCTACTTGTGGATATCAGTTTACACATTGGGAAGGTTTACACAGTAACAACATGTCATCCTCACAACAATCTGTACATGGAAGTGATCTGATTGTAGGGCATATGCCAGTAATCATTGGCCTGCCAAGCATGATCTATAATGGTTTATCCCATGTTTTGATCTTGCATGTGCTCTTGTATACATCAAAACTAAAGGGAAAGCCTTTTCTCATGATGGGCCTGTTTCTTCACAGCATTTTATTAACTTTAGCTCTAGCACTAGTTGGGTGGTAGGCACAGTGGTGTTTCAGATTGATAGAAAAGAATGTCCTGACATTACTTACAAAGGCTGAACTGTTATAACTtctgggcggctgtggctgaggggctAGAgaggttgtcctctaaccagcaGGTCGGTctaaattgcccctcatagaaaaagtgctgcctataggtgcactgtatgaatgtgtttgtgaacgagtgaatggcaataacctgtactgtaaagccctttgagtgtTCATCAcgactagaaaagcgctatataaatactgaCCATTTACTATGACAATTTTTTACAAGATATTCCCTACCTGGAAATTATGTATTGCAGTAGAAGCTTGGCCACAGCACTTGCATCTTTGGAGGTTGGAaagattcaattattttttcctTGTGTCTGCAGATAGTCAAAcgttattattttgtgtttgtggatgtgCTACCTTTTAAATCAATATACCTACCTattgtgatggaagttttctggaagctggggAAAGgaagaactcaggcagcagctgatgtcttacacagaagagtttaatgtagacttgatgcatcaaggagaccagaaggtggaacaatataacCAACgccaacagagtaacatgagcaattgtcacccccaagtctgaagatgtctcgcacagcatccccatatatctccctctacttgcatcacccattctaacagcacatccatgaaaggctagaattgctgtcaccctgttacatgtaggtgttcgcatcctattacatagttaagcctaaagtatgcattcctaaatcacgtTGTGTCCgtacgtcttgccactggtgtaaTACATTACATAGTTAGAGTTAGTGCCTCTGAATTACATATGAAAGTCCATAAGATGAGGCGGCTGGACCAGTAGACGGGGTGCTGCACTTGTGGGGCGTGTGGCGGGTCCTCCTCTCCGGGCATTGATGTACTGAAGAGCCAGTTTGGCAGCTGCAAGTCCCTCCACTGGCTCATGCTCCTTCACCCAGGTCCTCACCTCGAAAGGGAGTACACGGAGTAGCTGCTCCAGGATGATGGCTTCCCCCATCTGCTCCTTGGTGTGCTGCTCAGGTCGAATCCAGCGTCGATAGAGACCCTTCAGGCGGTGGTAGGTCTCTGTTGGGTTCTCACCACAGGGCACAGAAATTGCCCTGAACTGCTGCCGGTAAATCTCTGGTGAGATGTCAAACTTCATCAGCAGTGCTGCTTTGAGGTCAGTATAGCAGTGGGCTTTCTCCTCATCCATCGCAGTGTAGGCCTCCAGTGCCTTCCCAGACAACAGAGGAACGAGTCGACATGCCCACTCATTCTCTGGCCATTTCCATGTTTTGGCAATACGTTCAAAACGTAACAAATATTTCTCAATGTCCTCACCCATTTGATATTGTGGGATTTTTGGCTCAGAAAAATGGCTCCACTCTGGTCTGGAGTGgtctggggtctcatttatcaccgttgcgtacgcacaaaacggggcctgaaacgtgcgtacgccacttctcacgcaaacgttgggatttataaaaacaaacttgacgggaaaatttgcgtatttccacgcaaactctgacccatgcgtacgaacgttttggagacgggaaagtggcgacacagacgtgaggtggtgaactgaagccatattattgatccacttcatcatttacattaaaaccaacatcTTAGTTTTGATCGCGCGACATTTCTGTGTCGCGCGAACCtttacattaaaacatatataaatcaatttacagcaaattacgtttagATTCCATTTAACAGCAGAGTTAcggagccgagtcattaatagtttttaataatatcttctaacactgtgcgtgtatcatccgatcactgcagtgaacgggaCTGAGCcgtcaggcgcacagagcgacctggagatcacttacaagaaatgaagacactttccaaataatatcccagagtggaggtgaggattcactgatgtgagggaatcggtccgatgctctaaataaataaatactgccgtgacactggtgcgtgatgcAGCGTGATGTGTGCACGCGaatagaaggatgaggaggaagcgagggttcagcgatgtctgatcagctgatatagattctattgatctgtgatctgtgatcttttttttatttcaggctccgttctttctatcgtcttcactctcactcactgtgttaacagcagcagcagcagcagagtatcagtgtatttcctttattagtgacatcactgctgtcccaaaatcgctcttcacctccacctcactaacaaacacctcatgtcagtgtcagaaagtttcgcttcctcttctcatcgcttgatgccgtgactctgtcaggactcaccgtggaaacccattggtcagcagcataatttaatattcatgccgtgctttgcattgatcatttatggttgaaagtgggcgtgtggatgGCGGActtggaggcagatccacgtacgaacgtttccaggtggactgtgatttataaagcgaacattgcgttcaggtgtgcgtgcgcacggttttataaatcggaatttcctttggcgtacgccatttccggcttttgggCGTACGTACACTTtcagtatgaatcctacgcaatgtttgataaatgagacccctgacCTGCTGAGGGAGTCATGAAACTGGAGGAAGGGTACCTCTGGCAGGTCATCCTGGCGTATACGCCAGGGTGCTGGTGTTGGCAGGTCAAGTCTGGGGCTGCTTACTGTAACTGTGCTTGGTGTTTGGGTTATACTGAGATGGGGCCTACTGACAGGTTGCGGTACTTGCAGCGAGGCCCTCAACCCTCTGATCTCTGTCAACAgaccttcctctctcctttgcTGTGTTGCCAAGAAGTCCCTCATCAGTATCACTAGCTCTCCCCCTGTCGATGCTGAGGCTGTGGAAGCTGCAGGGAAGACCTCGGAGGTGTTGTCCTCATCGTCTCCTTCTGTTGAGGATGACAGAACTGTCTCCCAAGCTGGATCCATACTGGCTGCTGCCAGCTCCTCCTGTTGCTCTCGTCGCTGTGAACGCAGTCCAGTGCGCTGTCTTAGAGGCCGGGTGGCCTTTTTCCGACTAGCcatcccaccactgccaccaTATGTGGCGGGGTCTCTCTTAAAAACTCCTCAAAGAGTGTGAAAACACAGGCGTAgtcaaaaaaatgtgttgttttcaatttattttcagcCGGCTCTCCAAGGTGCTCGTGGACATTtacaagaaatacaaaacaaaatcatttaaaatcaaactgacTCTCATGAGCTCTGACGTTACCTTCTCTGTAACTGGATTCAGACTCCCTGTCAAGGGCTTGAAGCTGCCCTTTTCAACCTTTAGCCCCTCCCAACGGGCTTAATTACTAATTCAGACAAAATTATCTGCAAAACCAGTGcttgaaactaaaataaatttaCAATGAAGTCTTTACATGTCAccaaataaatcatctttaaacaaatcaaatgactttTATAAACAAAAAGGTATCAACTATAAACAGTACAACTCTTATTAATTATCTTAAAAAAGCACAACCAGAAACtatttaaacaaacaggaagttatgCCCTGTTTGTTCCCTCTAACTTTACCCTGACGGCGAGATGAACGCGCCGCGTCCCTAAACCGCTGgtaagtgactgtgtgtgtgtgcgtgcgtatgtgtgtgtaacccAGATGCGGAGCTGACGAGTGTGCACCCTCAGTCGCCCCACAGTTAAACAGAGTAGGTGATGGTTAAATAGTGATCAACTAGGAACTGTAACAGGAAGCGTGAAAATGTTTGTCggcgtgtgtgtggttgtgtgtacgtgtgtgcgagtgtgtgtgcgtggaccGCTGGCGGTCAGTGATGGAGCAGCTCCGTCACAAGAAGACACTACAATGTCCTGCTaattggccctttatctataacctgaccttgggtattgtttggagagaagggagtatgtgtggaatgagacaggctctattctcctaatggtgtacagatgtaatgtgtgaggatggtcaaaacTTCCTTATCAACTATATTATtagcaacacaaaataaacttgGACTACAACATTTTGAGCAAACGTTGATAGTATACCAGTATTTGCTTACCTCTGTATACCCCCCTCTTTTTGATACATGGTCTTTACCATAATGTCAATATAGCATAAAAGGTAAACAAATACCTAGGGAGACAAGATTTGCAgatttccattttctctttttatctgaTGTTGCTCTGCTCTGCAAATCCTGTAAGTCAGCTTTAGGATTACAAATGTTAGTGAACACAGCTAGTTCAAATCCTGTCTTGCTTCTGCTTCAGCAGCGATGTCTGGTCTGGAGAAATGGAGTCACATGGGTTAACATGTAGTTGGCATACTGACAGCAAATGTCTTCGGTGGTAGAAGAGCATCCAGGAATGCAGATACAAGTGTGCAATGAGCAATCGGTTTGTTTGAAACAGATTTTCCAAAGAGCGCCATTATCATGGGCAACTCTAAAGGCATACCTAGAGTCTGTATGGGTTGTAGCAGACTTATCCTTAACATATTTATATGCTCTTATCAATTCAGCAACCTGTACAGATAAATGTGTTAAGGTTTCTGCTACTAATGTGGCATCTATAGTTACCACAGAATatccaacttgtttttttccggTCTCTTGGTTGCATGATGCTGATCCATCGAACAAAAGCTCCAAATTGGCATTTAGCAGTGGTTTCTTATAAATCAATTCTGGGAGAGCAAACTTCAGTTAACATGGCAACACAATTATTAGGTTCTCTATCATCTGGAAGTGGGAACATTTTCAGGATTAATGACATTTAATATCAGGCATATCAAATAGCAAAATCATAGAAACTACATATGGGACTAACAAGGTAAAATCTAGATAGCCTAGTCCCCAACAAGGCTAGATGAGGCAGTTGCTGCATGTCTCAAGTGATCTAGCTCAGATGAGAAACAGACCACACGTCTGTTATGGCCACCATGCTTTTGTAACAACACAGACGTCTTGCATCTATGTCTCTTATCAAAGGTCTGTATGAACAGTCTGAGTCAGAAATGCCAATGTTAGTTGTAGGGACAGGTTTAATTTATGAGAGCAGTCAGAAGCTTCCTTTGTCCAAGTCAGTTTGTCATGACCTGTCAGTCCCTCACTTTCTCTTAACCAGGTGGATGGGAGTTCTGATGGGAGAATTCTCACAAGGACATCCCTTTTGCTCTTCAAGCTATAAAATATACCGTCAATGGATTTGTTTCTCCATGGATATTGATGTTTTGAAGGCTTACATTAAAATTTCGAAGCAAAAATTAAAGACGGAGCTCCTTTTATTCGGCCTCCATCATATTTGCCTTGGTAAATCAGCCAATTCTTCAGAGTCCTCTGTCTGAGTTTGAACATAAAACAAACTTTCAGATCTGGTGGTTAAATGCACTGTAAGTTTGACGTGAACCATTAGGCAGTACTGCATTGTGTACCCATTTTGTAATCATTATTATGGAGTACTCCAGGTTGTATTGTAGATTTTTGACCATGAATGATGTTACAGATATGCACCCTTCTTCCCAGATCTCTCCATTCCCAGGATTTTAGGTTGGTCAGTGAAACATGATGAGTATATATATCTTGAAAACCTTGACTGTGACTAATTAAGGCCAGCGCAGCAACTGCTGCAAGGACCCTATTGAAATTCAAGGAGGTGGCTAGGGAGCGGGGGGAGATTGCTTACCTGCCTTATGACAAACTCATTGTACACCCACAATCCCAGAAACCTGCACAAAGGCCAAGGCGAAATAATTCTATGTTAGTGACTTCTGCTACATAGAAACAATACTCACATACAcctatatttacacatacagcaTTGTATCTGTTGATTCCAATATTTAGGCCCATCACAGCATATTGGTCTACCCATGATGGACTATACCACCATTTGTTATCATTATCATAACATACTTTCAAACTCAACCTTTTACTGTACCTGCTGTAGAATGTTCCCATTTGATATGCACACCATGATATGAACTTGAATTGCCTCATCATgacattgatgatgatggtttaGTTGCTGATATTAATGGTAAGGACAGGAAGACAACTGCTTCAAGAAATCTCTTAAAGTGATACTAAATTTATGCAGCCTTTTGATACTGATTCTACATTTTGGTAAAATTGTTATCATAGGTTGCATTTACAATCCTccagacacaaacatttgaaacttTAATTCTACAGTCCCTGACAAAAGTCTTGTCACTTATCCATTTTGTAGAAACAACAGCTTATAACCTGACTTTTAATTTATCCATTGGTTTTAGAAATGGCTCATATGAAAGCTAAAACCCTCCcaaattatgtttaatataCTAAAATAAATTTGCTTCACTGAAGAAAGATTGATCATTTAATGAACACAGAAAGGTCCGATTTTGGCAAGACAAACGTTTTGTCGCCTACAGAAAGTAATGTGAAAATTGAACaaataatttacttcaaatacaaaaatatgttgcatAACATCAGTGAATTAAGTAGTGGTGCTGTGAGATCCATATTTAATATCTTGTATGACTTCCATGAGCTTGAAGGACTGCATCCATGCGGTTTGACAATGATTCATACAATTTATTGATGAAGTCATCAGGAATAGCAAAGAAAGCAGTCTTACATGCCTCCCAGAGTTCATCAAGATTCTTTGGTTTCGTCTTCCatgcttcctctttcattctacCCCAGACATGCTCAATGATGTTCATGTCTGGTGACTGGGCTGGCCAGTCCTGGAGCACCTTGATCTTCTTCGCCTTGAGGAACTTTGATGTAGAGATGGAAGTATGCGATGGAGCACCATCCTGCTGCAAAATTTGACCCCTTGTATGGTTGGGAATGTAAGAGGTAGCTAATACTTCATATTTTAGGCTATTGATATTGCCTTCCACCCTGCAAATCTCTCGCACACCCCCATACTGGATGTAACCCCAGACCATGATTTTTCCGCCACCAAACTTAACTGTTTTCTGGGTGAATCTCGGATCCATGCGGGCTCCAGTAGGTCTCCTGCAATATTTGCGGCGGCTGTGATGTAATTCAACCGAAGATTCATCTGAGAAATCCACCTTCTGCCACTTTTCCAGCGTCCATCCTTTTAGCAGGCTATGGGCCTTGGCAAATGCCACACGTTTTTTTAATTGCCTTTTGTTTAGTGCTGGTTTCTGGGCACTGATTCGACCATGGAGGGCATTTCGAGACAGAATTCTACAAACTGTCCTGGTTGACACGGGGACTTGAGGTGACCAGGCCTGGTGgagctctgctgcagtggaaaaggggctggCCTTGGATTTTCGAGCCAACAAACGGTCCTCCCGAGCAGTTGTCTTGCGGGGTCTGCCGGACCTGGGCTTGTCAAAAACATCTCCAGTCtcttcaaatctttttcttattctttgtaCTTGACGCTGAGACACATTGAAGGTGTCAGCCACCTCAGCAGTGGATCTggtcttcagcctcttgataaTCAACGCTTTGGTCTCAGGGTGAATCTTAGGCATGTTGTCAGAGGTCAAGTTGCAGTTGATGTGAAGGTCTGGTGTGCTGGGGTTCTTTTTATACACACCCACTAATTGATTGATCAATTATTGATCACAGGTGAGGCTGTAATCTAGGATTGGGTGCATCATATGACAAGGCGACAAGACTTTTGTCTTTGCAAAAACTGACTCAGTGGGCTTTACCAAGCTGTGAACGTTAGAATGCTTTTCAGCAGTTTCGTTTGGcaccaaaacattatttcaaaagctGTTGGGATTGAAATTAGCCActtcttgtaaaaaaaaattgattacaaatatatttgaggGGCACTTAAGGTCAACTTGTACCCAAGTGACAAGACTTTTGTCAGGGACTGTACTCTTGCTCATGTTTTAGACAAAATGAATCGATAAGATAAAGTATGTTTCCATTTAGGTGACTTCCACATTAATTTGATAACATTGATAACCCTAACATTGAGTTTCACTCACCCACTACAGAATTTCTGAATATATTGTATGCAAATTGTCTATACCCCTTAATCAGTAAACCTGCTAGATTCACTTCTTCATCTGCAACCCTTATTGATAATATATTTGCCAACTCTCTCTGTAATGCATGGAGGTCTG
Encoded proteins:
- the LOC118124885 gene encoding zinc finger protein 396-like, which gives rise to MGEDIEKYLLRFERIAKTWKWPENEWACRLVPLLSGKALEAYTAMDEEKAHCYTDLKAALLMKFDISPEIYRQQFRAISVPCGENPTETYHRLKGLYRRWIRPEQHTKEQMGEAIILEQLLRVLPFEVRTWVKEHEPVEGLAAAKLALQYINARRGGPATRPTSAAPRLLVQPPHLMDFHM